The stretch of DNA AAAGTGATCTCCACTTGTCCTGTATCAGGACGAGGGAGGGCGATGCATAGTGCAGAGATGTGACATGACATTCACTCAATGTTTCTGTCAGACAGGGGGAGAAATTAAGATTCAAACAGGAGCTGGGAGAGTGCTTTTCTTCCTACATCCATTCTGCAGAATGGCTGACAGTTTGCTTAGCTTGGTCGACACTGCACTTGTCCCTCTGAGCTGTCTTCATCATCTGAGCCATCTGGGCCAACACCACGCAGGCCTGTGATGCGATAGCCCATGTTTAGCAGCATGACCTCCAGTGGATCAGCGTTCATGCGCCGCTGGTTCGCCTGAGCAGCGCCGTCCATGTCTTCGACCACCCGTCCATTCTCACTCTCCGTCTGTAAATGGAGCAAGTGGGGGTATGGACAaacagctattaaaaaaaaaaaagggtaaaataTGGCAAAATTTGTACATAGAACAAACTACCACTTGGTTACCTCTGGTCTAGGGTTCCATAATCGAACTACAGGGTCAATACCACTTGTAGCCAGGAAGCAGTAGCTAGGATGGGGCTGCAGGCAATTCACTATGGACTCATCTCCCTGCAGGATCCTCACCAGGTTAGTTGTCTCCTTTTCCCAGATAAAGAAGGAGCCATCATCTGAGCCACTGACAATGTATTGTCCTTTGCTGTGAATAAAAGGAATTGCTGGAAATTAGAGAACTGTTTCACATTGAATGTCTTTCAGAGAACAATTGTTTACTTTGTCATCCAGGTGAGTTATTGGGGCTTTCCCACTTCTGGTGTAAACATTTATcatgaacacattttcaaacaaaggttcagacagactgagatTTCAGATAGATTATCGGTCTAGTATTACAATCCAGGGACTTCACTCATTCCTACTTTTACTGGATATGGTGATGGGAAACCAAGTGAGTAATGTGAAGTTTTTAATGTAACATGAAGCATACTGTATTTATACTGGCCTTTAGTACAAAAGACCACATGCTGCTGTTAAGAGTTGGACCAGTCTGATTAGTTTCTCTCATACTTTGCAGCAGTCCGCCAACACATCACAATGCCCCAGCAACACCTCTGCAGGCTAAGAGTGAGACCTTCTGACCTTCCAAAGAAGTTGGCCTCTTTGATATCAGTGGTGGTGTTACAGTGACCACAGTATCTGTGCTTGTAGTCAAAGCTGCGCTCTCTCAGCACCAACTCATCCTCGGGGATCGACTCTTTCCGGCTGAATGATTGGAATCGAATGGAGCTATTGGCCTTCTTATCTTCAGCtagtcaaaaaaaagaaaattaacctTAGTATCACTGAATCAGGCACATTAGCAAATGAATGTTACACAAAAGGGGAGGTCATCAGTGCATAATGATACAGCAAAGTTGCTAACTTAGCACACTTGGATCATTCtcaaatttcaaacaaaactgGGGTGGTAGCAGTGTAGACTGTATGTTTAAAGATCCAACTCTGTACATGGTTCTTTAATAAATGAGAGCTACTGCTAtccatctgttttctctttcacacctGATTCTGTCTTGGAGAAGAGCGCAGCCTTGATGTCTTTGTCCAAGGCGTCACAGGCACTACTGTGTGCTTGCTCTGGAAACTTTCCTTTGAAATCATCCAAACACTCCAGAGCCTCGGCCACATatttcagctcaaacagacaccgTGCCAGTCTGAAATGTGCTTTCAGGTGGCCAGGATTTAAAGTCAGAGCCTTCAGACAATCCCTGAGGGCATCATAATGGTCTCCATCCCTGTGGATCATAAATATAAAGGCAACACTTGTTAATTGTTTTCATAGCCTTCAGCAAAAGACCTTGAACTCTAAGTCAGCGATGGTATTTTAGGTATCATGAGTTGTTGAAACATACCACTTGCGTTTCATGTAGGCTGCAGCCCGGTTCCCATACAGCATGGCATTGCAGCTGGCCTGATGTATGCCTAAACTGTACAGCTGGATGGCCTGTGTCCACTGCTGCTGTGCAAATGCATCATTAGCTTGTTGCTTTATCTTCTCCAAGTGAGGAGGAAGCTCagtcaaactaaaacaaagagaacagCAGGAACACAGCTAACATATGTGCACACTCGACTTTCAAAATAATCCATCTGTGTATAAAGGCAACTGACAGAGTGGAAGACATTACCTGGAGTGGATCTTGCTTCCGGCGAAGCGAATATGGCTGGTTGGCAAGTGAATTCCGTTGGAGACGCCATTGGTTGTCTTTCCATTCTGCACGTCTCCTGAAGTTTAATAAACCACCAATAGATCAAAAATTACCAGACTTTTTCAATCTGTGTTAagcacctcttttttttttttttaaacagactgcATGAAGTTACCTGTTGATGACTGGCACTTTTTTGGAAGCAGGAATGTGTATGGCCTCTGTTTAAATGTCAAGTCAAACAGATACACCTGGAAgagccattaaaaacaaacagataaaacaaatattacagCACAGaccacagataaataaatactctCATTATTCTTTGAACGTCCTAAGAAGCATTACCTGTTCCCCACCCATGTTAACAAGCAGCTCTGTGCCATCTGGGCTAAAGGTGACATAGGTCGCCACCAGGACCCTGAGGCGGTTATTGTAGTCTGGGAGTTTCACTGGCAGGTGCCCTGAAGTATTCAAACAGAATTTGATACTATTCAACAACCTTCTGTCACATACCTACAGCCCATTCATTTCCTGATAACATTGATGTGCAATAAGAAATTAAATacaccaatttaaaaaatttgacACCATAAAATTTGGTCATTTACTCACCTGCAACATAATACTGCCCAGCTCCATCTGGGATTGGCTTTTGCCTGTCGCAGAAGGTGTGCACAGCTGCAGATGTGCCTTGACTCATAGATTTTCTGGGTGAGGAGAAACATAACATTGTTAAAAATCAGTTGAGCACATGTGTCAGAATGTAGAATGGAGAAACAAATCCCTGTTCTGCAGTTGTTGGATAATCAttagaataacaaaaaaaaaaaaaaaaaaaaaaaaccttaaccAACCTGTAGTTGTGAATCATCCTGATGTCATAGAGGCGTACAAAGGGGCCATTGGCTCCCACTGCCAGGTAGTTGTTGTCCCGCGGGTTGACAGCCAGACACTTGGCCTCAACCAGCTGACCACAAAAGTCTGTTAGGTCAATCAGCACGTCGGAGCGTTTACTGTTCTCTCGCAAGTCATATTGTCTGtatgaaacaaagagaaagtgaaCATATTACCTGCCAAAACCTAAACTAAACCAAAACCACTAAACAATAAAGTTTAATTCATTTCAATCCATGTTTTCTAACCTGATAATGCCATCCTCTGCAGCACTCCAGAATGTGTTTGGCCACATGGGTGCTGTGGCAATGCGTTTAACTCGATTGGTGTGATCAGAAAACATATGGATGGTTTCCTTCACTGTCAGGTCGTGCACATGGACCTTTGTGTCAGCTGCACCTGTTACCAAAATCCTGTCACCAGAATGAGGAAGGAACTGTATGGATAGACAAACAAATCAGAATTaccacatgaaaacatgcatCTTTTGATAAGCTGCTTTTCAGTCTCTTCAGTAATTAAGATATTGCCAAGTAGGCCATTAACCTTATTCTCAAATTTCCTGTCATGAAGCTAGCCTGCACATTGACCTGAGTGTTAAAAGGATAAACATTAATGGATATGTATTAAATGCACAACATGCTGATTACATAGCCAACAGTGCCATCTACTGTACAGGAAGTAAACTTGTAACATAGGGAGCATTTAATAATGTTTACAtagataaaatacattttcaatgacACTAGTATGAGACCAAATTACTTGCCtttacagaaaatatatttgctgCATGACCTGTGTGCATAGTTGTAAGCTTCTTGTGCCTGAATGGATCCCAGATGATGGCGTGTTGATCATCCGAGCCTGAGGCAAgtaaactaaacacaaaaaaaaatcaaaatcagagcAAGTGAGACAATATTCACATTAGTGGTTCATAACCAATGCAGTTAAAATCTTATTCTGTGAGACATTTTATGATCCTAGAAACACCTGTATGGCAACACAGTGAAATATTGCTGTCCTTACGCATCATTTTTGTAATTGGGAGCACAGGAGCAACAGTCTGAGCAGAAACATGAACTGATACTTTAATAGTATTTAAAGTAGATTTTGATATATAACCCAAATGTTAATAGTCTTCACTTAACATACATGAGATGTAAATTAACCAGGCTAGAAGTCACAAATTATGCAAAAGCTAAAATTTCAAGGTTTTGAAGACTTACTCTCCTCGTTCATTCCACTCCAAACAGTTCACACATCCGGTATGGCCCTGTTGAGAGAGAAAGCATAAACTGTCAGAAGATGCCATAACAATATGCTGATGTATGATATCAATCTcctttgtttttccccctctctccccatctATATGCACACTGACCTGAAGCTCAGCCTCCAGCCCAAGTCTTTTGATGAAGGGGTCGGTCACATGATAAAACCTTTGGAAGCCTGACGCCTTCCTGTCCTGAAGTGTCATTCAAGTAGTCTCATTAGATTAAATTTCAACTTATGTGAAATAATGTGCAACAGACACAATATAGTCCCATATTCGAATAACCAAAAACCAAAGACTCTATCACACTTTTGTCCACACAAAATTATAT from Echeneis naucrates chromosome 6, fEcheNa1.1, whole genome shotgun sequence encodes:
- the wdtc1 gene encoding WD and tetratricopeptide repeats protein 1, giving the protein MFCGEAMTAVNITRDILHRQIRDRKASGFQRFYHVTDPFIKRLGLEAELQGHTGCVNCLEWNERGDLLASGSDDQHAIIWDPFRHKKLTTMHTGHAANIFSVKFLPHSGDRILVTGAADTKVHVHDLTVKETIHMFSDHTNRVKRIATAPMWPNTFWSAAEDGIIRQYDLRENSKRSDVLIDLTDFCGQLVEAKCLAVNPRDNNYLAVGANGPFVRLYDIRMIHNYRKSMSQGTSAAVHTFCDRQKPIPDGAGQYYVAGHLPVKLPDYNNRLRVLVATYVTFSPDGTELLVNMGGEQVYLFDLTFKQRPYTFLLPKKCQSSTGDVQNGKTTNGVSNGIHLPTSHIRFAGSKIHSSLTELPPHLEKIKQQANDAFAQQQWTQAIQLYSLGIHQASCNAMLYGNRAAAYMKRKWDGDHYDALRDCLKALTLNPGHLKAHFRLARCLFELKYVAEALECLDDFKGKFPEQAHSSACDALDKDIKAALFSKTESAEDKKANSSIRFQSFSRKESIPEDELVLRERSFDYKHRYCGHCNTTTDIKEANFFGSKGQYIVSGSDDGSFFIWEKETTNLVRILQGDESIVNCLQPHPSYCFLATSGIDPVVRLWNPRPETESENGRVVEDMDGAAQANQRRMNADPLEVMLLNMGYRITGLRGVGPDGSDDEDSSEGQVQCRPS